A region of Carettochelys insculpta isolate YL-2023 chromosome 9, ASM3395843v1, whole genome shotgun sequence DNA encodes the following proteins:
- the DNAI4 gene encoding dynein axonemal intermediate chain 4 isoform X3 — translation MNTKRTSISFTGSQRRMSYLSGFNPNRVGSLSRRSLLMTSDGKTVDKGSLIGSRHIIQIFDDQGKDVTPRPLYRAEPSAPMHRQSKILTAQDFSGATSSDFLSSLSMHQTSGVNASLVGPFSRTYGSSSISKSTTSTTESMADEIVEPGSRRDTATSLSEVQVRRDEIKEQLTKEDIDKRVDIYLTETETIWLLDMPTVMVSVESEDAEKVQEQNNIYTELCKNRVGNDCYVERMMQTLNGAPKNKEVQCDKILMEDKGIMATSWDLYDSFNALETTLTPSVTERSSRPTSVSSSKSNVTKDRDRTMSTCSTDRESIASSSIIDLESVILARIHEEEEDLSEAILKSEKFQQDLFFMERVLMENVFQPKLAAYRQLPVLIEPVLTADASKEEVEAEEAEAEEEEEEGEKEEEDEKEQTEVIVSPSILLELSEAPEETLLPSLERLWSYTCEWTNGHNVSSMAWNKLNPDLLAVGYGQFGFKEQKKGLACCWSVKNPMWPERIYQCDHGVTALDFSLANPNLLAVGMYNGTVAIYNVQTHNTAAVLDSSESFDKHIGPVWQLKWIEQDRGTTGDDKGETLISISADGRITKWFIHKGLGCTDLMKLKRTASERKKLTGEKEKKSEALISRQAPGMCFDFHPRDTNMYLAGTEEGHIHKCSCSYNEQFLETYRAHKGPVYKIAWNPFSTDMFLSCSADWSIILWRQDSVRPILTFSSTTNVVHDIMWSPKSAFVFAAVNEGRVEIWDLSVSTLDPLIVIFANPGVKFTTVLFARNTDCILIGDSDGTVSVYELRNMTASDSKKVDALHDIIGSALAS, via the exons ATGAATACGAAGAGGACATCCATTTCTTTTACTGGTAGCCAAAGACGAATGAGCTACCTTAGTGGTTTCAATCCAAATAGAGTGGGATCATTGAGCCGAAGAAGCTTGCTGATGACTTCTGATGGCAAAACCGTGGATAAGGGGTCTCTCATTGGTAGCAGGCATATAATTCAG ATTTTTGATGACCAAGGGAAGGATGTAACACCCCGTCCACTCTATCGTGCAGAACCAAGTGCTCCGATGCATAGGCAAAGCAAAATCTTAACAGCACAGGATTTCTCTGGAGCCACTTCATCTGATTTTCTGTCTTCCTTATCCATGCATCAGACATCTGGAGTTAATGCCAGTTTAGTAGGTCCATTCTCAAG GACATATGGAAGCAGCAGTATTTCTAAATCAACCACATCTACAACTGAGTCTATGGCAGATGAAATAGTAGAACCTGGTTCTAGACGAGACACAGCTACTAGCTTATCTG AGGTACAGGTGAGGCGAGATGAGATAAAAGAACAATTAACAAAAGAAGACATTGATAAGAGAGTGGATATTTACCTCACAGAGACAGAAACTATCTGGCTATTGGACATGCCAACCGTCATGGTGTCTGTAGAATCTGAAGATGCTGAAAAAGTTCA GGAACAGAACAATATTTACACAGAGCTTTGTAAAAATAGAGTTGGTAACGACTGCTATGTGGAAAGGATGATGCAAACTCTTAACGGAGCACCAAAGAATAAAGAAGTTCAATGTGACAAAATTCTCATGGAGGATAAAG GGATAATGGCCACTTCTTGGGACTTGTATGATTCCTTTAATGCCTTGGAAACAACACTTACACCTTCAGTAACAGAAAGAAGTAGCAGGCCAACAAGTGTGAGTAGCAGTAAATCTAATGTGACCAAAGACCGTGACCGAACCATGTCTACTTGTTCTACAGATAGAG AGAGCATAGCTTCAAGTTCTATAATCGACTTGGAAAGTGTTATTCTTGCCAGAATCCatgaagaagaggaagaccttTCTGAAGCTATattaaaatcagaaaaatttcAGCAGGATTTATTTTTTATGGAACGGGTTCTAATGGAGAATGTTTTTCAACCCAAACTTGCAGCTTATCGGCAACTTCCTGTTCTTATAG AACCAGTTCTTACAGCTGATGCTAGCAAAGAGGAAGTAGAAGCagaagaagcagaagcagaagaggaggaggaagaaggggaaaaggaagaggaagatgagAAAGAGCAAACGGAAGTAATAGTTAGTCCATCAATTCTGTTAGAGTTAAGTGAAGCACCAGAAGAAACCTTGCTGCCCAGTCTGGAACGACTGTGGTCCTATACATGTGAGTGGACTAATGGCCACAATGTGAGCAGCATGGCTTGGAACAAATTAAACCCA GATCTTTTGGCTGTTGGTTACGGGCAGTTTGGTTTTAAAGAACAGAAGAAAGGTTTGGCTTGCTGCTGGTCAGTCAAGAATCCTATG TGGCCAGAACGTATTTATCAATGTGATCATGGTGTTACTGCATTGGATTTCTCTCTGGCAAACCCAAACCTTTTAGCAGTTGGAATGTACAATGGCACAGTAGCCATCTATAACGTACAGACCCATAATACCGCTGCAGTTTTGGACAGCAG TGAATCTTTTGATAAGCATATAGGCCCTGTATGGCAGTTGAAATGGATCGAACAGGACAGGGGCACAACGGGAGATGACAAAGGAGAGACACTAATTTCCATCTCAGCAGATGGCAGAATAACTAAGTGGTTTATACACAAAGGACTAGGCTGCACTG ATCTGATGAAACTAAAGCGAACAGCAAGTGAAAGGAAAAAACTAActggtgaaaaagaaaaaaaaagtgaagctcTGATATCTCGACAGGCACCTGGAATGTGCTTTGACTTTCATCCAAGG GATACTAATATGTACCTGGCTGGAACAGAAGAAGGGCATATTCACAAATGTTCTTGTTCATATAATGAGCAGTTCCTAGAGACCTACCGAGCACATAAG GGTCCTGTGTACAAGATAGCATGGAATCCATTCAGTACTGACATGTTTTTAAGCTGCTCTGCAGACTGGAGTATTATTTTGTGGCGCCAAGATTCAGTAAGGCCCATTTTAACTTTCAGTTCCACCACTAATGTTGTTCATGACATTATGTGGTCTCCGAAATCAGCCTTTGTATTTGCAGCAGTGAACGAAGGCAGAGTGGAAATTTGGGACCTTAGTGTCAGCAC tttggACCCCCTGATTGTGATCTTTGCTAACCCCGGGGTGAAATTCACAACTGTACTCTTTGCTAGAAACACAGACTGCATTCTAATAGGTGACAGTGATGGAACTGTCAGTGTGTACGAGCTGAGGAACATGACTGCTTCAGATAGTAAGAAG gtgGATGCTTTACATGACATAATAGGCTCTGCTCTAGCTAGTTAA
- the DNAI4 gene encoding dynein axonemal intermediate chain 4 isoform X1, with protein sequence MSSFIQPRKGKRHSVVVSETSKPEMNTKRTSISFTGSQRRMSYLSGFNPNRVGSLSRRSLLMTSDGKTVDKGSLIGSRHIIQIFDDQGKDVTPRPLYRAEPSAPMHRQSKILTAQDFSGATSSDFLSSLSMHQTSGVNASLVGPFSRTYGSSSISKSTTSTTESMADEIVEPGSRRDTATSLSEVQVRRDEIKEQLTKEDIDKRVDIYLTETETIWLLDMPTVMVSVESEDAEKVQEQNNIYTELCKNRVGNDCYVERMMQTLNGAPKNKEVQCDKILMEDKGIMATSWDLYDSFNALETTLTPSVTERSSRPTSVSSSKSNVTKDRDRTMSTCSTDRESIASSSIIDLESVILARIHEEEEDLSEAILKSEKFQQDLFFMERVLMENVFQPKLAAYRQLPVLIEPVLTADASKEEVEAEEAEAEEEEEEGEKEEEDEKEQTEVIVSPSILLELSEAPEETLLPSLERLWSYTCEWTNGHNVSSMAWNKLNPDLLAVGYGQFGFKEQKKGLACCWSVKNPMWPERIYQCDHGVTALDFSLANPNLLAVGMYNGTVAIYNVQTHNTAAVLDSSESFDKHIGPVWQLKWIEQDRGTTGDDKGETLISISADGRITKWFIHKGLGCTDLMKLKRTASERKKLTGEKEKKSEALISRQAPGMCFDFHPRDTNMYLAGTEEGHIHKCSCSYNEQFLETYRAHKGPVYKIAWNPFSTDMFLSCSADWSIILWRQDSVRPILTFSSTTNVVHDIMWSPKSAFVFAAVNEGRVEIWDLSVSTLDPLIVIFANPGVKFTTVLFARNTDCILIGDSDGTVSVYELRNMTASDSKKVDALHDIIGSALAS encoded by the exons ATGTCTTCCTTCATCCAGCCCCGCAAGGGCAAGAGGCACAGCGTCGTCGTCAGCGA GACATCAAAGCCAGAAATGAATACGAAGAGGACATCCATTTCTTTTACTGGTAGCCAAAGACGAATGAGCTACCTTAGTGGTTTCAATCCAAATAGAGTGGGATCATTGAGCCGAAGAAGCTTGCTGATGACTTCTGATGGCAAAACCGTGGATAAGGGGTCTCTCATTGGTAGCAGGCATATAATTCAG ATTTTTGATGACCAAGGGAAGGATGTAACACCCCGTCCACTCTATCGTGCAGAACCAAGTGCTCCGATGCATAGGCAAAGCAAAATCTTAACAGCACAGGATTTCTCTGGAGCCACTTCATCTGATTTTCTGTCTTCCTTATCCATGCATCAGACATCTGGAGTTAATGCCAGTTTAGTAGGTCCATTCTCAAG GACATATGGAAGCAGCAGTATTTCTAAATCAACCACATCTACAACTGAGTCTATGGCAGATGAAATAGTAGAACCTGGTTCTAGACGAGACACAGCTACTAGCTTATCTG AGGTACAGGTGAGGCGAGATGAGATAAAAGAACAATTAACAAAAGAAGACATTGATAAGAGAGTGGATATTTACCTCACAGAGACAGAAACTATCTGGCTATTGGACATGCCAACCGTCATGGTGTCTGTAGAATCTGAAGATGCTGAAAAAGTTCA GGAACAGAACAATATTTACACAGAGCTTTGTAAAAATAGAGTTGGTAACGACTGCTATGTGGAAAGGATGATGCAAACTCTTAACGGAGCACCAAAGAATAAAGAAGTTCAATGTGACAAAATTCTCATGGAGGATAAAG GGATAATGGCCACTTCTTGGGACTTGTATGATTCCTTTAATGCCTTGGAAACAACACTTACACCTTCAGTAACAGAAAGAAGTAGCAGGCCAACAAGTGTGAGTAGCAGTAAATCTAATGTGACCAAAGACCGTGACCGAACCATGTCTACTTGTTCTACAGATAGAG AGAGCATAGCTTCAAGTTCTATAATCGACTTGGAAAGTGTTATTCTTGCCAGAATCCatgaagaagaggaagaccttTCTGAAGCTATattaaaatcagaaaaatttcAGCAGGATTTATTTTTTATGGAACGGGTTCTAATGGAGAATGTTTTTCAACCCAAACTTGCAGCTTATCGGCAACTTCCTGTTCTTATAG AACCAGTTCTTACAGCTGATGCTAGCAAAGAGGAAGTAGAAGCagaagaagcagaagcagaagaggaggaggaagaaggggaaaaggaagaggaagatgagAAAGAGCAAACGGAAGTAATAGTTAGTCCATCAATTCTGTTAGAGTTAAGTGAAGCACCAGAAGAAACCTTGCTGCCCAGTCTGGAACGACTGTGGTCCTATACATGTGAGTGGACTAATGGCCACAATGTGAGCAGCATGGCTTGGAACAAATTAAACCCA GATCTTTTGGCTGTTGGTTACGGGCAGTTTGGTTTTAAAGAACAGAAGAAAGGTTTGGCTTGCTGCTGGTCAGTCAAGAATCCTATG TGGCCAGAACGTATTTATCAATGTGATCATGGTGTTACTGCATTGGATTTCTCTCTGGCAAACCCAAACCTTTTAGCAGTTGGAATGTACAATGGCACAGTAGCCATCTATAACGTACAGACCCATAATACCGCTGCAGTTTTGGACAGCAG TGAATCTTTTGATAAGCATATAGGCCCTGTATGGCAGTTGAAATGGATCGAACAGGACAGGGGCACAACGGGAGATGACAAAGGAGAGACACTAATTTCCATCTCAGCAGATGGCAGAATAACTAAGTGGTTTATACACAAAGGACTAGGCTGCACTG ATCTGATGAAACTAAAGCGAACAGCAAGTGAAAGGAAAAAACTAActggtgaaaaagaaaaaaaaagtgaagctcTGATATCTCGACAGGCACCTGGAATGTGCTTTGACTTTCATCCAAGG GATACTAATATGTACCTGGCTGGAACAGAAGAAGGGCATATTCACAAATGTTCTTGTTCATATAATGAGCAGTTCCTAGAGACCTACCGAGCACATAAG GGTCCTGTGTACAAGATAGCATGGAATCCATTCAGTACTGACATGTTTTTAAGCTGCTCTGCAGACTGGAGTATTATTTTGTGGCGCCAAGATTCAGTAAGGCCCATTTTAACTTTCAGTTCCACCACTAATGTTGTTCATGACATTATGTGGTCTCCGAAATCAGCCTTTGTATTTGCAGCAGTGAACGAAGGCAGAGTGGAAATTTGGGACCTTAGTGTCAGCAC tttggACCCCCTGATTGTGATCTTTGCTAACCCCGGGGTGAAATTCACAACTGTACTCTTTGCTAGAAACACAGACTGCATTCTAATAGGTGACAGTGATGGAACTGTCAGTGTGTACGAGCTGAGGAACATGACTGCTTCAGATAGTAAGAAG gtgGATGCTTTACATGACATAATAGGCTCTGCTCTAGCTAGTTAA
- the DNAI4 gene encoding dynein axonemal intermediate chain 4 isoform X2, which yields MSSFIQPRKGKRHSVVVSETSKPEMNTKRTSISFTGSQRRMSYLSGFNPNRVGSLSRRSLLMTSDGKTVDKGSLIGSRHIIQIFDDQGKDVTPRPLYRAEPSAPMHRQSKILTAQDFSGATSSDFLSSLSMHQTSGVNASLVGPFSRTYGSSSISKSTTSTTESMADEIVEPGSRRDTATSLSEVQVRRDEIKEQLTKEDIDKRVDIYLTETETIWLLDMPTVMVSVESEDAEKVQVGNDCYVERMMQTLNGAPKNKEVQCDKILMEDKGIMATSWDLYDSFNALETTLTPSVTERSSRPTSVSSSKSNVTKDRDRTMSTCSTDRESIASSSIIDLESVILARIHEEEEDLSEAILKSEKFQQDLFFMERVLMENVFQPKLAAYRQLPVLIEPVLTADASKEEVEAEEAEAEEEEEEGEKEEEDEKEQTEVIVSPSILLELSEAPEETLLPSLERLWSYTCEWTNGHNVSSMAWNKLNPDLLAVGYGQFGFKEQKKGLACCWSVKNPMWPERIYQCDHGVTALDFSLANPNLLAVGMYNGTVAIYNVQTHNTAAVLDSSESFDKHIGPVWQLKWIEQDRGTTGDDKGETLISISADGRITKWFIHKGLGCTDLMKLKRTASERKKLTGEKEKKSEALISRQAPGMCFDFHPRDTNMYLAGTEEGHIHKCSCSYNEQFLETYRAHKGPVYKIAWNPFSTDMFLSCSADWSIILWRQDSVRPILTFSSTTNVVHDIMWSPKSAFVFAAVNEGRVEIWDLSVSTLDPLIVIFANPGVKFTTVLFARNTDCILIGDSDGTVSVYELRNMTASDSKKVDALHDIIGSALAS from the exons ATGTCTTCCTTCATCCAGCCCCGCAAGGGCAAGAGGCACAGCGTCGTCGTCAGCGA GACATCAAAGCCAGAAATGAATACGAAGAGGACATCCATTTCTTTTACTGGTAGCCAAAGACGAATGAGCTACCTTAGTGGTTTCAATCCAAATAGAGTGGGATCATTGAGCCGAAGAAGCTTGCTGATGACTTCTGATGGCAAAACCGTGGATAAGGGGTCTCTCATTGGTAGCAGGCATATAATTCAG ATTTTTGATGACCAAGGGAAGGATGTAACACCCCGTCCACTCTATCGTGCAGAACCAAGTGCTCCGATGCATAGGCAAAGCAAAATCTTAACAGCACAGGATTTCTCTGGAGCCACTTCATCTGATTTTCTGTCTTCCTTATCCATGCATCAGACATCTGGAGTTAATGCCAGTTTAGTAGGTCCATTCTCAAG GACATATGGAAGCAGCAGTATTTCTAAATCAACCACATCTACAACTGAGTCTATGGCAGATGAAATAGTAGAACCTGGTTCTAGACGAGACACAGCTACTAGCTTATCTG AGGTACAGGTGAGGCGAGATGAGATAAAAGAACAATTAACAAAAGAAGACATTGATAAGAGAGTGGATATTTACCTCACAGAGACAGAAACTATCTGGCTATTGGACATGCCAACCGTCATGGTGTCTGTAGAATCTGAAGATGCTGAAAAAGTTCA AGTTGGTAACGACTGCTATGTGGAAAGGATGATGCAAACTCTTAACGGAGCACCAAAGAATAAAGAAGTTCAATGTGACAAAATTCTCATGGAGGATAAAG GGATAATGGCCACTTCTTGGGACTTGTATGATTCCTTTAATGCCTTGGAAACAACACTTACACCTTCAGTAACAGAAAGAAGTAGCAGGCCAACAAGTGTGAGTAGCAGTAAATCTAATGTGACCAAAGACCGTGACCGAACCATGTCTACTTGTTCTACAGATAGAG AGAGCATAGCTTCAAGTTCTATAATCGACTTGGAAAGTGTTATTCTTGCCAGAATCCatgaagaagaggaagaccttTCTGAAGCTATattaaaatcagaaaaatttcAGCAGGATTTATTTTTTATGGAACGGGTTCTAATGGAGAATGTTTTTCAACCCAAACTTGCAGCTTATCGGCAACTTCCTGTTCTTATAG AACCAGTTCTTACAGCTGATGCTAGCAAAGAGGAAGTAGAAGCagaagaagcagaagcagaagaggaggaggaagaaggggaaaaggaagaggaagatgagAAAGAGCAAACGGAAGTAATAGTTAGTCCATCAATTCTGTTAGAGTTAAGTGAAGCACCAGAAGAAACCTTGCTGCCCAGTCTGGAACGACTGTGGTCCTATACATGTGAGTGGACTAATGGCCACAATGTGAGCAGCATGGCTTGGAACAAATTAAACCCA GATCTTTTGGCTGTTGGTTACGGGCAGTTTGGTTTTAAAGAACAGAAGAAAGGTTTGGCTTGCTGCTGGTCAGTCAAGAATCCTATG TGGCCAGAACGTATTTATCAATGTGATCATGGTGTTACTGCATTGGATTTCTCTCTGGCAAACCCAAACCTTTTAGCAGTTGGAATGTACAATGGCACAGTAGCCATCTATAACGTACAGACCCATAATACCGCTGCAGTTTTGGACAGCAG TGAATCTTTTGATAAGCATATAGGCCCTGTATGGCAGTTGAAATGGATCGAACAGGACAGGGGCACAACGGGAGATGACAAAGGAGAGACACTAATTTCCATCTCAGCAGATGGCAGAATAACTAAGTGGTTTATACACAAAGGACTAGGCTGCACTG ATCTGATGAAACTAAAGCGAACAGCAAGTGAAAGGAAAAAACTAActggtgaaaaagaaaaaaaaagtgaagctcTGATATCTCGACAGGCACCTGGAATGTGCTTTGACTTTCATCCAAGG GATACTAATATGTACCTGGCTGGAACAGAAGAAGGGCATATTCACAAATGTTCTTGTTCATATAATGAGCAGTTCCTAGAGACCTACCGAGCACATAAG GGTCCTGTGTACAAGATAGCATGGAATCCATTCAGTACTGACATGTTTTTAAGCTGCTCTGCAGACTGGAGTATTATTTTGTGGCGCCAAGATTCAGTAAGGCCCATTTTAACTTTCAGTTCCACCACTAATGTTGTTCATGACATTATGTGGTCTCCGAAATCAGCCTTTGTATTTGCAGCAGTGAACGAAGGCAGAGTGGAAATTTGGGACCTTAGTGTCAGCAC tttggACCCCCTGATTGTGATCTTTGCTAACCCCGGGGTGAAATTCACAACTGTACTCTTTGCTAGAAACACAGACTGCATTCTAATAGGTGACAGTGATGGAACTGTCAGTGTGTACGAGCTGAGGAACATGACTGCTTCAGATAGTAAGAAG gtgGATGCTTTACATGACATAATAGGCTCTGCTCTAGCTAGTTAA
- the INSL5 gene encoding insulin-like peptide INSL5: protein MKGAILGLVLVSLLIVSQVKGEGNYMKLCGRDFVRAVVFTCGGSRWRRQLTDNPQDLFEDSKSKLHLPRENSDSIEPLEYGIQNPELLSEETRKTKPQSERDLRHKRQKSIQERREAVTLLTTSCCSIGCSERDISSLC, encoded by the exons ATGAAGGGAGCAATCTTGGGTCTGGTTTTAGTCTCTCTCCTGATAGTCTCTCAAGTAAAAGGTGAAGGGAATTACATGAAGCTTTGTGGGAGAGACTTCGTAAGAGCTGTCGTCTTCACCTGTGGGGGATCCCGATGGAGAAGGCAGCTGACTGATAATCCACAAGATCTATTTG AAGACAGCAAAAGTAAACTGCATTTACCACGTGAAAACAGTGATTCAATAGAACCCTTGGAATATGGCATTCAAAATCCAGAACTCCTGAGTGAAGAAACGCGTAAGACCAAACCCCAATCTGAAAGAGACTTAAGGCACAAGAGGCAAAAGTCTATTCAAGAAAGGCGGGAAGCAGTTACGCTGCTCACTACATCCTGCTGCAGTATTGGATGTAGCGAAAGAGATATAAGTTCACTGTGCTAA